The Desmodus rotundus isolate HL8 chromosome 3, HLdesRot8A.1, whole genome shotgun sequence genome includes a region encoding these proteins:
- the ATF4 gene encoding cyclic AMP-dependent transcription factor ATF-4, which translates to MTEMSFLSSEVLVGDFVSPFDQSGLGAEESLGLLDDSPEVAKHFKPHGFSSDKAKAGSSEWLAVDGLVRCLRQRQGDAFSGTDWMVEKMDLNEFDFDALLGLDDLEIMPDELWATLEDSCDLLDPLNQEINKEPPQAVNPIGHLPESLPKTDQVAPFTLLQPCPLSPVALSSTLDHSFSLELGSEVDISEGDRKSDSAAYIIIIPQCIKEEEAASDNDSGICMSPESDQGSPQHSPSTSRASPNSLLSPDALCGTARPKPYDPPGEKVVAAKIKGEKLDKKLKKMQQNKTAATRYRQKKRAEQEALTGECKELEKKNEVLKEKADSLAKEIQYLKDLIEEVRKARGKKRAP; encoded by the exons ATGACCGAGATGAGTTTCCTGAGCAGCGAGGTGTTGGTGGGGGACTTCGTGTCCCCCTTCGACCAGTCGGGCTTGGGGGCTGAAGAAAGCCTAGGTCTCTTAGATGACTCCCCGGAGGTGGCCAAGCACTTTAAACCTCATGGGTTCTCCAGCGACAAGGCTAAGGCGGGCTCCTCCGAATGGCTGGCTGTGGATGGGTTGGTCAGGTGCCTCAGACAACGGCAAGGG GATGCCTTCTCCGGGACAGATTGGATGGTGGAGAAAATGGATCTCAACGAGtttgattttgatgccttgtTAGGTTTAGATGACCTGGAAATCATGCCGGATGAGCTTTGGGCCACGTTGGAAGACTCGTGTGATCTCCTTGACCCCCTAAACCAGGAGATTAATAAGGAGCCCCCCCAGGCAGTGAACCCAATAGGCCATCTTCCAGAAAGTTTACCAAAAACTGACCAGGTTGCTCCCTTTACCTTACTGCAACCTTGTCCGCTTTCCCCAGTGGCCCTGTCCTCCACTCTGGATCATTCCTTTAGTTTAGAGCTAGGCAGTGAAGTCGATATCTCTGAAGGAGATAGGAAGTCAGACTCTGCTGCTTACATTATCATAATCCCCCAGTGCATAAAGGAGGAGGAAGCTGCCTCAGACAATGACAGTGGCATCTGTATGAGCCCAGAGTCCGACCAGGGCTCCCCGCAGCACAGTCCCTCTACCTCCAGGGCATCTCCAAATAGTTTGCTGTCCCCAGATGCCTTGTGTGGCACTGCCCGCCCCAAACCCTATGACCCTCCTGGAGAGAAGGTGGTGGCAGCAAAAATAAAGGGTGAAAAACTAGATAAAAAGCTGAAGAAAATGCAGCAGAACAAGACGGCAGCCACTAGGTACCGCCAGAAGAAGAGGGCAGAGCAGGAGGCCCTCACGGGTGAGTGTAAAgagctagaaaagaaaaatgaggttctGAAAGAGAAGGCAGATTCGTTGGCCAAGGAGATACAGTATCTGAAAGATTTGATAGAAGAGGTGCGCAAGGCGAGGGGAAAGAAAAGGGCCCCCTAG
- the RPS19BP1 gene encoding active regulator of SIRT1, with protein sequence MSAALVRRGLELLGAPEAPQAAPGQAKPNGAPVKRAPKAKATQAGKLRNSAKGKVPKSALVEFQKRECRGYLGVNLKFMTSERSTVPESVTQQIVRQNRGRKACDRPVAKKKKKKKAEGTVFTEEDFQKFQQEYFGS encoded by the exons ATGTCCGCCGCCTTGGTGCGGCGGGGCTTGGAGCTGCTGGGGGCCCCCGAGG CCCCCCAGGCCGCGCCAGGCCAGGCCAAGCCGAACGGGGCTCCAGTGAAGCGGGCCCCGAAGGCGAAGGCGACCCAGGCCGGGAAGCTGCGGAATTCGGCCAAGGGAAAAGTGCCCAAGTCGGCATTGG TCGAGTTCCAGAAGCGAGAGTGCCGGGGCTACCTCGGAGTGAACCTGAAGTTTATGACCAGTGAAAGGAGCACCGTGCCTGAGTCCGTCACCCAGCAG ATCGTGCGCCAGAACCGGGGCCGCAAGGCCTGTGACCGGCCTGTggccaaaaagaagaagaagaagaaggctgAGGGCACCGTGTTCACTGAGGAAGATTTCCAGAAGTTCCAGCAGGAATACTTCGGCAGCTAG